CAGTTCCTATTAGATTACCAGGTTCTGGTACAGAAGTTTCTTCTATTGGTACTTTGATTCTTAAATTCACCAAGAGAGCGTTATTCATGACTAAGGATGTTACCGTTGGTGAACCGGGAATATCAGACTGAAAATCAAAGACTGTGGGGGTTGCGCCACCATTAGCTTCGCTGTACCTTGGGCCATATCCACTTACTTCAAAAGTACCTTGATACTGTTTTCCAGTTTCTGGATCGATGACAGTACCAGTGTATAAGGCTTTTGTCAGATTAAACTCATCTTGAATTACTCCTTGAAATGTAGTTCCAGGCAATTTTCCTTGATAACTGTAAGGTGTCAATTGACCACCAGAGAGAACTGGCGAGGTAAGGATGCCATCGAATGAAACAATCGGAATGCCTTTAAAATCAACGAAGTAATGAACGCTGCCATCTGCACGTAATTTTTGCTGCAAATAATCTGAGTTATATACAGGAACATCATTATTACTTACATTTCGGTAATAAGTTCCAGTGTCATCCGTATCAACACGAGTAATACTATTATTAAAATTAGGATTAAAACTCGGAAGCTCGATTGTTCCTGATAATGTGCCAGTGCTTCGAATTGTGATAAATTGAGCAGCTGAAGCGCTTGCCCCGCTTAAACCGATGAGAACTGCGCCTAAACAGCTACTGCTTAAAACTGCACTACCTAACTTAGTTTTGGAAAAACTGAGTTTCATTAAAAAATTGCTCCTATAATCATCCATGAAAAACCCGCCTAGTGGGACTTAATGTCTTTTAAAATCTTGCTTAAGCGTGATTTATTATTCCCAAATTGTTGATGAAAATTTCATGGGTGAAAAACAGATACATCTCTACAAAAGATGTATCGCAATTATTCATTGAATTGGTATTAGTTTGTAAAATAGTTAGGCTTTTTGAATAATAATTCTTGTTTTGCAGCTAATTTATTGAAAATGCTCAATCAAAACCAAATACCTTTATTAGATGCTTTAAAGCTCTGTGCTACACGCCCTCACACTGCTTTTTACACCCCAGGACATAAACGGGGTGAGGGAATTTCTCAAACCTTGGCTGATTTTTTTGGGAAGGCTGTGTTTGGTGCTGATTTAACCGAGTTAGCAAATTTAGATAATCTATTTGCGCCCCAAGGCGTTATTCAACAAGCGCAACAATTAGCGGCTGAGGCTTTTGGCGCTTCCAAAACATGGTTTCTTGTTAATGGTTCTACTTGTGGAGTCGAAGCAGCAATTCTCGCTACTTGTGGCACAGGTGATAAAATCATTCTGCCTCGGAATGTGCATTCCTCTGCGATCGCTGGGTTAATTCTCTCCGGTGCTATGCCAATTTTTGTAAATCCTGAATATGACCCAGTTTTAGATATTGCTCACAGTATCACACCCAACGCTGTGCAATCTGCTCTGCAACAGCATCCTGATGCGAAAGCTGTGTTGGTAGTTTACCCAACATATTACGGGGTTTGTGGTGATTTGAGTGCGATCGCCCACATTACTCATCAATACAATATCCCTTTACTTGTAGATGAAGCACACGGCGCACACTTTGCTTTTCATCCCGAATTACCTACGCCAGCTTTAGCCGCAGGTGCAGATTTAACTGTACAATCCATTCATAAGACACTTGGTGCAATGACACAAGCATCAATGCTGCACATCCAAGGTAATCGAATAGATAGCGATCGCATCAGTAAAGCTTTGCAACTTGTACAGTCTACCAGTCCTAGCTATTTACTTTTAGCTTCTCTAGATGCAGCGCGTCAGCAAATGTCAGTACATGGAAAACTACTGATGTCTCGGACTTTGCAACTTGCAGAGTCCGCCAGAATG
This region of Nostoc sp. UHCC 0302 genomic DNA includes:
- a CDS encoding aminotransferase class I/II-fold pyridoxal phosphate-dependent enzyme — its product is MLNQNQIPLLDALKLCATRPHTAFYTPGHKRGEGISQTLADFFGKAVFGADLTELANLDNLFAPQGVIQQAQQLAAEAFGASKTWFLVNGSTCGVEAAILATCGTGDKIILPRNVHSSAIAGLILSGAMPIFVNPEYDPVLDIAHSITPNAVQSALQQHPDAKAVLVVYPTYYGVCGDLSAIAHITHQYNIPLLVDEAHGAHFAFHPELPTPALAAGADLTVQSIHKTLGAMTQASMLHIQGNRIDSDRISKALQLVQSTSPSYLLLASLDAARQQMSVHGKLLMSRTLQLAESARMRVSQIPGLSTPLFVSKEKSLGFVALDKTRLTVTVAGLGLTGFEAEEILDEKLGVTAEFASMQHLTFIISLGNSHADIEQLVQGFTTLAQKYRRTNLAIKSNLLSSLGIHNHTLYLSPREAFFAGSEILPVEQTSDRICAEIVCPYPPGIPVLMPGEVITQTALEYLRQIQTMGGFISGCTDASFCTLKVVKERL
- a CDS encoding PEP-CTERM sorting domain-containing protein, producing MKLSFSKTKLGSAVLSSSCLGAVLIGLSGASASAAQFITIRSTGTLSGTIELPSFNPNFNNSITRVDTDDTGTYYRNVSNNDVPVYNSDYLQQKLRADGSVHYFVDFKGIPIVSFDGILTSPVLSGGQLTPYSYQGKLPGTTFQGVIQDEFNLTKALYTGTVIDPETGKQYQGTFEVSGYGPRYSEANGGATPTVFDFQSDIPGSPTVTSLVMNNALLVNLRIKVPIEETSVPEPGNLIGTVLVAGLAIALKKRKNFCAEE